In one Sebastes umbrosus isolate fSebUmb1 chromosome 13, fSebUmb1.pri, whole genome shotgun sequence genomic region, the following are encoded:
- the tmem223 gene encoding transmembrane protein 223, which translates to MGLERLLCGALLSTQSPRSMSGVLHRAAALYSRMVVHSSRHREPAARLLSSSTQPSRDVTLFQHDRTRFFRLLSLFCGGQLLFWTYLGHFAYTGLRDTGRGTAKTSTTTTSSTTTTTTTTMGLAGIWSFEMNLGSNSWRFGFTLGCLAMGAGVVGLGVLFCRRSVSQVVLHQGGRMVTVSTQSPLGAGRGRRITVPLSQVACHAHRHESPSFIPLRVKGHKFYFLLDKEGTVNNARLFDTTVGAYRPV; encoded by the coding sequence ATGGGTTTAGAGCGGCTGTTATGCGGGGCGCTGCTGTCCACGCAGTCTCCACGGAGCATGTCCGGCGTGCTTCACCGGGCAGCAGCTCTGTACAGCCGGATGGTCGTTCACTCAAGCCGCCACAGAGAGCCGGCTGcccgcctcctctcctcctccacccagcCCTCCAGAGATGTCACCCTGTTCCAGCACGACCGGACCCGCTTCTTCCGGCTCCTCTCGCTCTTCTGCGGCGGACAGCTCCTCTTCTGGACCTACCTGGGCCACTTCGCTTACACCGGGCTCAGAGACACAGGGAGAGGGACAGCCAagacctccaccaccaccacctccagcaccacaacaacaaccaccaccaccatgggGCTGGCTGGGATCTGGAGCTTTGAGATGAACCTGGGCTCAAACAGCTGGAGGTTTGGCTTCACCCTGGGGTGCCTGGCCATGGGAGCAGGGGTCGTTGGGCTCGGGGTGCTGTTCTGCAGGCGCTCTGTCAGCCAGGTGGTGTTACACCAAGGTGGCAGGATGGTGACAGTCTCCACACAGTCGCCTCTGGGAGCAGGCCGAGGCCGGAGGATAACAGTCCCCCTGTCTCAGGTGGCCTGTCACGCTCACAGACACGAGTCCCCCTCATTCATCCCCCTCAGGGTCAAAGGGCACAAGTTCTACTTCCTCCTGGACAAAGAGGGGACCGTGAACAACGCCAGGCTGTTTGACACCACTGTCGGGGCTTACCGGCCAGTTTAA